From the Centropristis striata isolate RG_2023a ecotype Rhode Island chromosome 5, C.striata_1.0, whole genome shotgun sequence genome, the window TATCCAGCCTGAAGAGGTTTTGATTTTGAACTTCCTGTGATCCAGGAAGGTGACATTAATTCTGGGGGGAAAATATAAGACTGCCTGGTAACATTCAAGTTTCCTTTCCATTAAGTGCCActtcatttcttcattttttttgttccattttgGTGAGAGCataacattactttaaaaacattccCAAGATCATCGTTTTTGCAAATAAATGTTCATttgctaatgtttttttttctttttctttttctttttttttttaaacaacgtCATTTACATCAGCATTCAAGTCATTAAATCCTCTGGCCTGTTTTGCAATGCACAAGTGTTGTTTTCTAATTATTCGGTCCCCATTTTCATAATCCATCTGTACTTCACATTTGCTtgtatactgaaaaaaaaatcagactaCATTTTCATTTACGGAAATCCATTTAAAGGATACATTTCCATATGAAGACTGTCCAATTTTGCATGATTTTGAGACACCAAGATTAGGCTGCTTTCATATTGAGTCAATATTACTGGAACCTATTCTATCATCATTATTTCCCTCatctccctcccccctcctctcttctctctctacccctctcacacacacatacacacaaatgctatataaaaacacacaagcagGAATATACATTCCTGTACAGTCTGTACAATATGAAATCAAGTCATATTTCAAAATAGTGTCATCTGCTTAACATGTATAGTttacaaataaaggaaaaacaggcAATTTTTTTATGATACAAAGAAACCTGACACGCCCTAAATCAAGTCCAAAAAATCAAGCATGTTAGGGGCTTCTTGGGTTCACAACAGCTATTTAAATGTATCCAAGGTTATTGGGTCCATTCGATATTTTGCAGTCTCCTTTGAATTACATTAAAAGGCGTCCGGGGTGGTCTATCAATCCATTCAGACCCTTTGAGTTCCTTGATGTGTTTCAGAGTTAGTAACGCTCTGATCAACACTTTCTATTCACAGTCCGCAGCACATTTCTTCAAGGATTTCAAcccctctgtgtgtctgtctgtgcctCATGTGACACACAAACTCATTCTCCGTTGAAAGCTCTGGGGCGTGTCCCACTGAAATAAggcaacattattttaaaatggcatCTGTCACACTTAGTTGGAGCGGTGATTGTTGTGATCTTTCCTACTTAATAATCATACAGTACATCATCAGAAATACGAACCATTAAAGTGTTACCAGGGCTTTTCTGTCGCCCCGTTCAAACCTCTGCACCTCACACATTTATTCAAATATCAACATTCTTAATAAAATGGCACTATGTCTGCATTTGTTGGcaaaaatttgattttgttgtGCAAAACAACAAACCAGACACTTAGCCAAGGTGCGTTATACCACTTCTCCTAATTCCCCATTTAAAACCTGAAACATTCTCTTCGTTGAGCTCATATCTTATCACATAATGCAGTAGGCCTCATCCTGGGGCAGGTGTTGTTTAGTCCTCCAGTAGGTAGGCAGGTGAGCTCTCAGCACTTTCCTCAGGTCCTCGTTGAGCAGGAGACAGAAGATGGGGTTGACTCCGGCTTGGGCGAAGCTCATCCACACCGTGATGGAGAGGTACCTGTGAGGGATGTTGCAGGACTTGACGAACACCCGCCAGAAGCACGCCACGATGTACGGAGCCCAGAGGACCAAGAAGAGCAGGGTGATGGTGTAGAACATCCTGCCCAGCCTCCTCTCTGACCTCACCTCTTCCATCCCGAGCAGCCGCCGGTGTTGATTGTGTAAATTTTGCCTGATGCCCAACAGAGTGGGTGGCATGGGACCACGACCGAACCCTGCAATCCAGTTAGCTGCGGCTTGACCCGTGGCCCCGGGACCGTGGAAGGTCCAGTTCTGGCTGATAGCTGGCACTAGCTGGACAGGTTTCATCTTGCGGTGCCGGTACTCAAACAGCAGCAGTTTGGCGTAGAAACCATGGGTGGCCAGGACCACCACGGCCAGCATGAGCATGAAGCCCAGGGTGTCGTTGGTCTTCAGGTAGCGGTGTTCAAAAATGCACTGATCCTCATCACGGATGAACTTGTATGTCCCCACATCAAATACAGGTGGGAACGCCATTGCAACGGCCAGAGTCCACACCATGCAAATGATGGCGGCGCAGGTCCAGATGGTCATGCGCTTGGCGTAGAATCGATGGTGGGCGATGGCAAGGTAGCGGGTGACAGCCACACAAAACAGCATGAAGGCAGcgtgaaaacaaaacagcacagccATAAAAGCCACAACTTTACAACTCAAGGCACTGTAAGTCCAGGCCGAGCTGTTGTGGACGGAAACAAGCACAAAGGGGAAGCAGGCGGCGGAGCGGACTGCATCGGCCAGGCACAGGTCCAGGAGAAAGAAGTAGGGGGCTTTGTGAAGTGTCCTGTCTCGTAGGACCAGCAGGGAGACCAAGAGGTTGCCTACAAGGCTGACACAGATGATCAAACCCAAGAAGACCAGCTTAAAGTAGGCAGACACATCTGTGGCAGAGATTCCTCCACTGTTGCTGCCAccgtcactgctgctgctgctgctgctgcctccgcCTCTTGCCATTCCGCTCTGCGAGGCCAGCACGGCCAGCAAACTGCCGGGGCCGTCGATGGCAAAGCTCTGGTTAGCCATTCTATCACCTTCCCCGAGAGCCTGCCTGGTTCGGGCCCTTTGAAAAACACTACCGATCCTCCTACAGCCGTCGTCTCCCACGGCTCTCTCGTCTTTACAAGGAGAGGCCGTAAGGATCTTTTCTACATGACAGACTCATCTTTCCTCTTTGTCCACAACCTCCCCACCTGtgaacagagacacacactttgaggaatggaaaaaaacaagatgtctGACGTGCTTGTTAGGTCTAAAACAGTCCACTAAACGGAAACCAAACTTACATTTAACAGCATGGATATAGAAGTGCTGTGTTGGGAAACACAGTGGAAATCTTTGCCTTCCTGTTTCTCTAAGGCTGGGATCAGATCAGCAGCTCTACAGCATGCCAGCTCCTTGGCTCTCTCAGTAATTACCTTGCCCGTTGCTAAGATACAACAGCTCACATACTTTGTGCAAGTGTGGGTGTTTGAGTGAATGCATGGGGGTGTACAGGGGGATGGAGCAGACACAGTATAACCAACACTGGGCATGTCCAACCAACAGAGATGTTGTAAATGAGCAAAGAACATTTTATgctttctctctgctgctctgtgcaGAGGGAGTAATCTGTACCATTCACAGCATATAACAAATATAATGGCAGAGCAGGCagccatttgttttttttttctccatcgtGAGGCCTTACGTGTGTGTGAATTTTACTCAACAGGAGGAGGAAGTTGTCATTGTGATTATCATAGTCAGGCCTCAGTGCTTTAGCAAGAAGCCTATAATCAGCCTTTCGGAGAAGACACGATTAAAAACGTGAGAAATCAACAAATCCCTGATGCAGCCTcgtctaaaaaaaatcatttcaaGGCGTCAGGTGATAATAAAACATAGCTGAGCTCGTCTGGGTGGGCCTTGTCTATGTAGGCCATGAAACACAATATGATCTGCTGTAACTGTGGGCTTGTTTTTCCCATACATAACAGCCCCTCTGCCACCTTGACAAATATCATTTCACCTGATTAGATGGCTGCCATGTCAGCTAGGCCTGAAACACAGGCTGGAGTGGAAATAACAGATGAACAGGTGTCAAAATCacctctctgctgtgtgtgtatgtgtgtgtgtatatatgtgtgtgtacatatatatgtgtgcgtatgtgtgtgtgtgtgtgtgtgtgtgtgtgtgtgtgtgtgtgtgtgtgtgaggaggagaACGAGAGATGGTAACCTACCTTTCATCCTCTCATCTTTTTTGGATCTGCTCTTCTCTcaaggcaaaaacaaaaaaatgatccCAGTCGCTTTGTTTCACTGTTTGttaaatggagagaaaaacacataataaagCCTCATGCTCGTGCTGTGCTCTCGGGCTCAAACAACACCTGTTATGCATAAATCCATCGCGAGGAAATCGAATTTGAGCAACATATAATAAACATAAGACGGCAGAggctatataataataataatcaacagCTGATCACACCATCCAGGGTGAGGACTCTGCCACATTTAAGCGATATGTATGAAAAACATCCACCGCCACCCTTTTTTACAGTCTCATACAGAGGGatgtgttcatttgtgtctGAATATCATCCGACAAAACAGATTTTATGTTGCATCACGTCGAAGATGGATTTCCAGAAGGCTAGAAACAGACGcgataaaaaaacatatcttgTTCTGTTCACATATATCCAAATGATGTCAGATTTTCAATGCTTATAATAACCCACCCACAAACgttagagaggaaaaaaagatcgCGCATCCCCTAAATGAATCGTCTTGGCATGTATATTGGCTAGTGGCACCAGAACAATTAGTCCACACAGACAACAGCCTCGATACGTCTCTTATTCCCATCtttcagtcaaaaaaaaaagcgaTGTATTTACCCTGAACTGTTAATATGCAGTCTTTGTTTTGCTGTCCAGCGAAGGTGGACTACATCTTAATAGTCCACAATAAAAAAGCCTCCGTGACAGAACAAATACATTTCTGACAAATCCAGCGATGTCACGGGATGCTTCACGTCGCCGAGCGCTGTCGAAATCACGATCTGAcaacaggaaaagaaaaagaaaaacaacgcGGCTGGATTAAGCGAATTATTCCTGAATAATCCCAATTATGGCTGCTTGCAAGGAGGCAGCTCGCACATTCGCGGAAACCGTCGGTTTTAttcggagagagagagagagagagagagagagaga encodes:
- the LOC131972291 gene encoding probable G-protein coupled receptor 173; its protein translation is MANQSFAIDGPGSLLAVLASQSGMARGGGSSSSSSSDGGSNSGGISATDVSAYFKLVFLGLIICVSLVGNLLVSLLVLRDRTLHKAPYFFLLDLCLADAVRSAACFPFVLVSVHNSSAWTYSALSCKVVAFMAVLFCFHAAFMLFCVAVTRYLAIAHHRFYAKRMTIWTCAAIICMVWTLAVAMAFPPVFDVGTYKFIRDEDQCIFEHRYLKTNDTLGFMLMLAVVVLATHGFYAKLLLFEYRHRKMKPVQLVPAISQNWTFHGPGATGQAAANWIAGFGRGPMPPTLLGIRQNLHNQHRRLLGMEEVRSERRLGRMFYTITLLFLVLWAPYIVACFWRVFVKSCNIPHRYLSITVWMSFAQAGVNPIFCLLLNEDLRKVLRAHLPTYWRTKQHLPQDEAYCIM